From the genome of Schaalia dentiphila ATCC 17982, one region includes:
- the gatB gene encoding Asp-tRNA(Asn)/Glu-tRNA(Gln) amidotransferase subunit GatB, translating to MTELMDYDEAARRFDPVLGIEVHVELGTKTKMFDAAPNAFGGDPNTFVTPVSLGLPGSLPVVNHKAVEYAIKIGLALNCEIAEYCRFARKNYFYPDLTKAFQTSQSDEPIAHDGYVDVELEDGTMFRVQIERAHMEEDAGKNTHIGGADGRIQGADYSLVDYNRAGVPLVEIVTRPIEGAGERAPEVAAAYVQALRDIFRALDVSEARMERGNVRADINVSLRPTPDSPLGTRTETKNVNSFRGIASAVRYEMQRQAQILSEGGTILQETRHYHEEDGSTSSGREKSDSEDYRYFPEPDLVPIRPDREWVEELRASLPELPVAKRRRLRTEWGYADMEMRDVINAGALELIEATVAAGCDPASARKWWMGEISRRAKEREVSLDEAGVSPAQVAELQGLIDSGRINDKLARQALEGVLAGEGDPTQVVEARGLEVVSDDGALTAAVQEALDANPDIVEKIKGGKVQAAGALVGAVMKATRGQADAARVRELIMEMVGA from the coding sequence ATGACTGAGCTCATGGATTACGACGAGGCGGCGCGCCGCTTCGACCCGGTTCTCGGCATTGAGGTGCACGTCGAGCTGGGCACCAAGACCAAGATGTTCGACGCGGCCCCCAACGCGTTTGGCGGCGACCCGAACACCTTTGTGACCCCCGTGTCGCTGGGTCTGCCCGGCTCGCTGCCGGTCGTCAACCACAAGGCCGTCGAGTACGCGATCAAGATCGGCCTGGCGCTGAACTGCGAGATCGCTGAGTACTGCCGTTTCGCGCGTAAGAACTACTTCTACCCGGACCTGACGAAGGCCTTCCAGACCTCCCAGTCCGATGAGCCGATCGCTCACGACGGCTACGTGGACGTCGAGCTCGAGGACGGCACGATGTTCCGCGTGCAGATTGAGCGCGCGCACATGGAGGAGGACGCGGGCAAGAACACGCACATCGGTGGCGCGGACGGTCGTATCCAGGGCGCGGACTACTCGCTCGTGGACTACAACCGTGCGGGCGTGCCGCTCGTGGAGATCGTGACCCGCCCGATCGAGGGCGCCGGCGAGCGTGCGCCCGAGGTGGCCGCCGCCTACGTGCAGGCCCTGCGCGACATTTTCCGTGCCCTCGATGTGTCCGAGGCCCGTATGGAGCGCGGCAACGTGCGCGCCGACATCAACGTGTCGCTGCGCCCGACGCCCGACTCCCCGCTGGGTACGCGCACCGAGACGAAGAACGTGAACTCCTTCCGCGGAATCGCCTCGGCCGTGCGCTACGAGATGCAGCGCCAGGCTCAGATCCTGTCCGAGGGTGGCACGATCCTGCAGGAGACCCGTCACTACCACGAGGAGGACGGGTCGACGTCGTCCGGCCGTGAGAAGTCGGATTCCGAGGACTACCGCTACTTCCCCGAGCCCGACCTGGTTCCGATCCGCCCGGATCGTGAATGGGTGGAGGAGCTGCGCGCCTCGCTGCCCGAGCTGCCCGTCGCCAAGCGCCGCCGCCTGCGCACCGAGTGGGGCTACGCGGACATGGAGATGCGCGACGTCATCAACGCCGGTGCCCTTGAGCTCATCGAGGCCACGGTCGCTGCTGGCTGTGATCCCGCCTCCGCCCGCAAGTGGTGGATGGGTGAGATCTCGCGTCGCGCCAAGGAGCGCGAGGTTTCCCTCGACGAGGCCGGGGTCAGCCCCGCTCAGGTCGCTGAGCTGCAGGGTCTCATCGATTCGGGTCGTATCAACGATAAGCTGGCGCGCCAGGCCCTCGAGGGTGTCCTCGCGGGCGAAGGCGATCCGACGCAGGTCGTCGAGGCCCGAGGCCTCGAGGTTGTCTCCGACGACGGCGCCCTGACGGCGGCCGTCCAGGAGGCCCTGGATGCCAACCCCGACATCGTCGAGAAGATCAAGGGCGGCAAGGTCCAGGCGGCCGGCGCCCTCGTCGGCGCGGTCATGAAGGCCACCCGCGGGCAGGCTGACGCCGCCCGCGTGCGTGAGCTGATCATGGAAATGGTCGGTGCCTGA
- the gatA gene encoding Asp-tRNA(Asn)/Glu-tRNA(Gln) amidotransferase subunit GatA, whose protein sequence is MNELLKKSALELADMLAAGQITSVELTQACLDRIDAIEDRVNAFITVDREGALAAAADVDARRAAGETLHRLAGVPIAVKDNVVTRGLRTTCASKILGDWEPPYDATVTAKIKEAGLPIVGKTNMDEFAMGSSTEHSAFGATKNPWDTERIPGGSGGGSAAAVAAYMVPLALGSDTGGSIRQPAFVTGTVGAKPTYGAVSRFGLVAMASSLDQIGPVTRTVADAAALTELIGGYDPNDSTSLNEPVPALTEAVESVAAQGSMKGLKVGVVKELSGEGYQKDVIDAFNATVEKLREAGAEIVEVSCPHLEYSLGAYYLIMPAEVSSNLARFDGMRYGIRVEPTEGPVTAERVMAATREAGFGDEVKRRIILGTHVLSAGYYDAYYGSAQKVRTLIQRDFDAVFEQVDVLVSPTAPETAFKFGEKTSDPLAMYLYDVATIPANLAGIPGVNVPNAVSSEGLPIGFQVLAPARGDLVMYKVASLVEALSDDVAGQCPAANWEEK, encoded by the coding sequence ATGAACGAGCTGCTGAAGAAGAGCGCCCTCGAGCTGGCGGACATGCTGGCCGCCGGCCAGATCACCTCCGTCGAGCTGACCCAGGCCTGCCTGGACCGCATTGACGCGATCGAGGACCGCGTCAACGCCTTCATCACTGTCGACCGCGAGGGAGCCCTGGCGGCCGCGGCCGACGTGGACGCGCGCCGCGCGGCGGGGGAGACCCTGCACCGCCTGGCGGGCGTGCCGATCGCCGTGAAGGACAACGTGGTGACGCGCGGCCTGCGCACCACCTGCGCCTCGAAGATCCTGGGCGACTGGGAGCCTCCCTACGACGCGACCGTCACCGCCAAGATCAAGGAAGCCGGCCTGCCCATCGTCGGCAAGACCAACATGGATGAGTTCGCCATGGGTTCGTCCACCGAGCACTCCGCGTTCGGTGCGACGAAGAACCCGTGGGACACCGAGCGTATCCCTGGCGGCTCCGGCGGCGGTTCGGCCGCTGCCGTCGCGGCCTACATGGTGCCCCTGGCCCTCGGTTCCGACACGGGCGGCTCGATCCGTCAGCCCGCGTTCGTGACCGGCACGGTTGGCGCCAAGCCCACCTACGGCGCGGTGTCGCGTTTCGGCCTGGTGGCCATGGCCTCGTCCCTGGACCAGATCGGCCCCGTCACCCGCACGGTCGCGGACGCGGCCGCCCTGACCGAGCTGATCGGCGGCTACGACCCCAACGATTCGACCTCCCTGAACGAGCCGGTCCCCGCGCTCACCGAGGCCGTCGAGTCCGTGGCCGCGCAGGGCTCCATGAAGGGCCTGAAGGTCGGCGTCGTCAAGGAGCTGAGCGGCGAGGGCTACCAGAAGGACGTCATCGACGCCTTCAACGCCACCGTCGAGAAGTTGCGCGAGGCCGGCGCTGAGATCGTCGAGGTCTCCTGCCCGCACCTGGAGTACTCGCTGGGCGCCTACTACCTGATCATGCCCGCCGAGGTCTCCTCGAACCTGGCCCGCTTCGACGGCATGCGCTACGGCATCCGCGTCGAGCCCACCGAGGGCCCCGTGACCGCCGAGCGCGTCATGGCCGCCACCCGCGAGGCAGGCTTCGGCGACGAGGTCAAGCGCCGCATCATCCTGGGCACGCACGTGCTCTCGGCCGGCTACTACGACGCCTACTACGGCAGCGCCCAGAAGGTGCGCACGCTCATCCAGCGCGACTTCGACGCGGTGTTCGAGCAGGTTGACGTCCTCGTGTCGCCCACGGCCCCCGAGACGGCCTTCAAGTTCGGCGAGAAGACTTCCGACCCGCTGGCCATGTACCTCTACGACGTCGCCACGATCCCCGCGAACCTGGCGGGCATCCCCGGCGTGAACGTGCCCAACGCGGTGTCCTCCGAAGGCCTGCCCATCGGCTTCCAGGTGCTGGCCCCCGCGCGCGGCGACCTGGTCATGTACAAGGTGGCGTCCCTGGTGGAGGCGCTCAGCGACGACGTCGCGGGACAGTGCCCCGCAGCTAACTGGGAGGAAAAGTGA
- the gatC gene encoding Asp-tRNA(Asn)/Glu-tRNA(Gln) amidotransferase subunit GatC: protein MSRISTDEVARVAGLAHIALTDEEITRFAGELDAIADAVSKVSEVATPEVPATSHPIPLTNVWREDEIGQTVDRDEVLAQAPAAQDGMFLVPQILGED, encoded by the coding sequence ATGTCACGCATTAGTACTGACGAGGTCGCCCGCGTTGCGGGCCTGGCCCACATCGCATTGACCGACGAGGAAATCACGCGTTTCGCGGGTGAGCTCGACGCGATCGCCGACGCCGTCTCCAAGGTGTCCGAGGTCGCCACCCCCGAGGTTCCCGCCACGTCCCACCCGATTCCGCTGACCAACGTGTGGCGCGAAGACGAGATTGGGCAGACCGTGGACCGCGACGAGGTGCTCGCTCAGGCGCCCGCCGCCCAGGACGGCATGTTCCTGGTTCCGCAGATTCTGGGGGAGGACTGA
- a CDS encoding phospholipase D-like domain-containing protein: protein MAFSQRRQLTRQTWSIVKKAGIALLAAQAAAVVTVHAIDRMRTARIPGGVHGFPTLPPADTQIGDTVARTYTEGTSLYADMLEAIEGATHHIYFETFIWRSDRWGQRFKTALIDAAKRGVEVFCVWDGFGVLNQDPRFYKFPVMPNLHVRKFPMLRSGFFTLNIRRTGQDHRKILVVDGEIGFVGGYNIGDPFVNEWRDTHVRITGEAVWELENGFVDFWNHFRPKTCPELPDQGARAWSADVTAQFNLPHYLLFPIRGMYIDAIERATNRVLITTAYFIPDREVLGSLIAAARRGVRVQVLIPEYSNHILADWVARPYYGELLREGVEIWLYRHAMVHSKTMTVDGRWSTIGTANIDRLSMRGNYEVCLQFFSRPLAARMEEIFANDLTTARRLTIDEWEKRSILTRVGEMLLGPFEPFV, encoded by the coding sequence ATGGCCTTTTCACAGCGACGCCAACTCACCAGGCAGACGTGGTCGATCGTCAAAAAAGCGGGAATCGCGCTGCTCGCCGCCCAGGCGGCCGCAGTCGTGACCGTTCACGCGATCGACCGCATGCGCACCGCCCGTATCCCCGGTGGCGTGCACGGTTTCCCCACCCTGCCTCCCGCCGACACGCAGATCGGCGACACCGTGGCGCGCACGTACACGGAGGGAACCTCCCTGTACGCGGACATGTTGGAGGCCATCGAAGGGGCAACGCATCACATTTATTTCGAGACCTTCATTTGGCGCTCAGACCGCTGGGGCCAGCGTTTTAAGACGGCACTGATCGACGCAGCCAAGCGCGGCGTCGAGGTGTTCTGCGTGTGGGACGGCTTCGGCGTCCTCAACCAGGATCCGCGCTTCTACAAGTTCCCCGTGATGCCGAATCTGCACGTGCGCAAGTTCCCGATGCTGCGCTCGGGCTTCTTCACCCTGAACATTCGTCGCACGGGCCAGGATCACCGCAAGATCCTCGTGGTCGACGGCGAGATCGGCTTCGTGGGCGGCTACAACATCGGTGACCCGTTCGTGAACGAGTGGCGAGACACCCACGTGCGCATCACGGGCGAGGCCGTGTGGGAGCTGGAAAACGGCTTCGTCGACTTCTGGAACCATTTCCGCCCCAAGACCTGCCCGGAACTGCCAGATCAGGGTGCGCGCGCATGGAGCGCGGACGTGACCGCGCAGTTCAACCTGCCGCACTACCTCCTCTTCCCGATCCGCGGCATGTACATCGACGCAATCGAGCGCGCGACCAACCGCGTGCTCATTACGACGGCGTACTTCATCCCCGACCGCGAGGTCCTCGGCTCCCTGATCGCCGCCGCCCGCCGTGGCGTGCGCGTCCAGGTGCTGATCCCGGAGTATTCCAACCACATCCTGGCGGACTGGGTGGCGCGCCCCTACTACGGCGAGCTGCTGCGCGAGGGCGTGGAGATCTGGCTGTACCGTCACGCGATGGTCCACTCCAAGACGATGACGGTGGACGGTCGCTGGTCGACGATCGGCACGGCGAACATCGACCGCCTGTCGATGCGCGGCAACTACGAGGTCTGCCTGCAGTTCTTCTCCCGCCCGCTGGCTGCGCGCATGGAGGAGATCTTCGCGAACGACCTCACGACTGCCCGTCGCCTGACGATCGACGAGTGGGAGAAGCGCTCGATACTCACCCGCGTCGGCGAGATGCTGCTGGGCCCCTTCGAGCCCTTCGTCTAA
- the ligA gene encoding NAD-dependent DNA ligase LigA, protein MDPMADSTFETTRDRYNDLVDRINEARAAYYDRDSPTLADADYDRMYREVEEIEERYPQLRGADSPTMSVGGSVDSGFSEVRHLAQMMSLDDVFSLEELAGWETRMAEATGISDLEMTTEVKVDGLSINLLYENGRLVRAATRGDGYVGEDVTANARTIASIPQTLSGTVPTRIEVRGEVYFPVADFAAFNEARVEAGEKTFVNARNAAAGSLRQKDPAETAKRPLAMVAHGIGFVEAGEDFTEPITQMGWYEQLRDWGLPVSPYTRVLTGRKAIEERIAELGEKRHDLEHEIDGVVVKINDLDLQRSLGSTSRTPRWAAAYKFPPEEVHTRLLDIRVQVGRTGRVTPYGVMESVLVAGSNVARATLHNAQEVARKGVLIGDLVVLRKAGDVIPEIVAPVEDARNGSERPFVMPTECPSCGTTLVQEKEGDVDLRCPNKGLCPAQITERLAHVGARSALDVEGLGDESALAMTQPENDRDEVAAALVAGHSVTLEDGTVLTLEGGRELPHGEQITRAEELLPAPQAPALRTEAALFDLRAEDLRDVMVWKPVKKKGEETGDWKQVRYFWTKAYKPRKLRGQTVFEPIEPTASKGTEKMLVELEKAKSQPLARVLVALSIRHVGPTAARALAEKFLSMDALRAASVEELSAVEGVGEEIGRSLRDWFTVDWHLEVLQAWARAGVRMADEAPEPTSDVLAGLTVVVSGAMPGYDREGAKEAITSRGGKAVGSVSKKTSLVVAGPGAGSKAAKAEALGVPVITEQQFTDLLEGGLAAVGL, encoded by the coding sequence ATGGACCCCATGGCTGACTCCACGTTCGAGACGACCCGCGACCGCTACAACGACCTCGTTGACCGCATCAACGAGGCCCGCGCCGCCTACTACGACCGTGATTCGCCGACCCTCGCGGACGCGGACTATGACCGCATGTACCGCGAGGTCGAAGAGATCGAGGAGCGATACCCGCAGCTGCGCGGCGCCGACTCGCCCACGATGAGCGTGGGCGGCAGCGTCGACTCCGGTTTCTCCGAGGTGCGCCACCTTGCTCAGATGATGTCCCTCGACGACGTCTTCTCCCTTGAGGAGCTCGCCGGGTGGGAGACCCGCATGGCCGAGGCCACCGGCATATCCGACCTCGAGATGACGACCGAGGTCAAGGTCGACGGCCTGTCCATCAATCTCTTGTACGAGAACGGCCGTCTCGTACGCGCCGCGACCCGAGGCGACGGCTACGTCGGCGAGGACGTGACCGCTAACGCGCGAACCATTGCCTCGATCCCACAGACTCTGAGCGGCACCGTGCCCACGCGCATCGAGGTGCGCGGCGAGGTGTACTTCCCGGTCGCCGACTTCGCCGCCTTCAACGAGGCCCGCGTCGAGGCCGGGGAAAAAACCTTCGTCAACGCGCGCAACGCCGCCGCCGGCTCCCTGCGTCAAAAAGACCCGGCCGAGACCGCCAAGCGCCCCCTCGCGATGGTCGCCCACGGCATCGGCTTCGTCGAGGCCGGGGAAGACTTCACCGAACCGATCACCCAGATGGGCTGGTACGAGCAGCTGCGCGACTGGGGCCTGCCCGTCTCGCCCTACACCCGCGTACTCACGGGCCGAAAGGCCATCGAAGAGCGTATTGCTGAGCTTGGAGAAAAGCGCCATGATCTTGAACACGAGATCGACGGCGTCGTCGTCAAGATCAACGACCTGGACCTGCAGCGTTCCCTCGGCTCGACCTCACGCACGCCGCGCTGGGCGGCGGCCTATAAGTTCCCGCCCGAAGAGGTCCACACGCGCCTGCTCGACATCCGCGTCCAGGTGGGCCGAACGGGCCGCGTGACCCCGTACGGCGTCATGGAATCCGTGCTGGTCGCGGGCTCGAACGTTGCGCGCGCGACCCTGCACAACGCGCAGGAGGTCGCCCGCAAGGGGGTCCTCATCGGCGACCTCGTCGTCCTGCGCAAGGCCGGCGACGTCATCCCCGAGATCGTCGCCCCCGTCGAGGATGCGCGCAACGGATCCGAGCGTCCCTTCGTCATGCCTACCGAGTGCCCCTCCTGCGGGACGACGCTCGTCCAGGAGAAGGAAGGCGACGTCGACCTGCGCTGCCCGAACAAGGGTTTGTGCCCCGCTCAGATTACCGAGCGCCTCGCCCACGTCGGTGCCCGATCTGCCTTGGACGTAGAGGGCCTCGGCGACGAGTCTGCGCTTGCCATGACCCAGCCCGAAAACGACCGTGACGAGGTGGCGGCCGCCCTGGTCGCCGGCCACAGCGTTACGCTGGAGGACGGTACCGTCCTCACCCTTGAGGGTGGCCGCGAGCTGCCCCACGGCGAGCAGATCACCCGCGCCGAGGAACTCCTGCCCGCCCCGCAGGCACCCGCCCTGCGCACGGAGGCCGCGCTCTTCGACCTGCGTGCCGAGGACCTGCGCGACGTCATGGTGTGGAAGCCCGTCAAGAAGAAGGGCGAGGAAACCGGGGACTGGAAGCAGGTTCGCTACTTCTGGACCAAGGCCTACAAGCCCCGCAAGCTGCGCGGACAGACCGTTTTTGAGCCCATCGAGCCTACCGCCTCCAAGGGCACGGAGAAGATGCTCGTCGAGCTGGAGAAGGCCAAGAGTCAGCCCCTCGCGCGCGTCCTCGTCGCCCTGTCCATCCGCCATGTCGGCCCCACGGCGGCCCGCGCGCTCGCAGAGAAGTTTCTATCGATGGACGCTCTGCGCGCCGCCTCGGTCGAGGAGCTCTCCGCCGTCGAAGGCGTGGGCGAAGAAATCGGCCGATCCCTGCGCGACTGGTTCACGGTCGACTGGCACCTGGAGGTACTTCAGGCGTGGGCGCGCGCGGGCGTGCGCATGGCTGACGAGGCGCCCGAGCCGACTTCTGACGTGCTTGCGGGCCTCACCGTCGTCGTCTCGGGCGCGATGCCCGGGTACGACCGCGAGGGCGCCAAGGAGGCGATCACCTCGCGCGGCGGAAAGGCGGTGGGCTCGGTCTCGAAAAAGACCTCGCTCGTGGTCGCGGGCCCGGGCGCGGGTTCCAAGGCCGCGAAGGCCGAGGCGTTGGGCGTCCCGGTCATCACCGAGCAGCAGTTTACGGACCTCCTCGAGGGAGGCCTGGCAGCCGTCGGCCTGTAA
- a CDS encoding FtsK/SpoIIIE domain-containing protein, whose product MLVMGGFLLWRLRSSISLPSVLVPACVGIVLVAIVAAVVLVWRARRRRLGWDGGALSLVLAGLQASSAPPRSARAAVWPGRPTRVGGRVRLAASADAREPGECEAIGIVGAHASQCALWCAGQIAAQLGGARVWWNSAAPVLIGNAGVDIHVSDRDSCPHCTRDAAHPTLHIGYSPSLSLLPAWCAQVCVTDDAPVSSHWWWTVTRADAQDSLPARLDWDPSSARGRGGGLSVRIGLGEEGPVNLDLVADGPHALVAGCTGSGKSEALLGWLAAIAHCYSPEQVRFILIDYKGGATFARLEALPHTQALLTDLDAGATTRALEGIASILQRREESLGALGFPDLAAWESAHEEDPVSVSAPPPRLIVAIDEFRVLAQAHPDSMEVLLRLAAQGRSLGLHLIAATQRPSGAVSAQMRANMDIRLCLRCVSASDSTDIIGDGRAASLPRIPGRAVLSDVGTIQLTYVADIASVVERCNATWPRTTTEPLWAPPLPEALNWEDVDDAAQRSVDHTPEGNVAHDGLPGGTAVSLGLAEGIEHHVPIVWDGGSIQIQTSAHEVHLAAQWALSLATRIAHGTRRPLHVIGEDAVGGVASQLPADAPSAIDLLEGICDHGPTVLALTDTPQLRSYLSQALAAPQAEALWTSLLAKARRAGVVIVAAFAGRFTPSSAAMGAFSTRIVRARDADEAVHAGIAPGELRALGEGQALVVRPGERPCLATIPRQGINLRHHRPADGNDWRIPSPSQVTALVRNARSPILIGPTYSAPAWEHALPWIIIGRRDDARVIEAIHAHLGWETPKISDVIPEEAWTRITRWDEHRVLALNPTHNVIRSLIQHSHTPPLALTARRWDMTCGLISEGDTVSIAQLTAESVNT is encoded by the coding sequence GTGCTCGTCATGGGAGGTTTCCTGCTGTGGAGGCTGCGCTCGTCCATTTCGTTACCTTCGGTGCTCGTGCCGGCCTGCGTGGGCATCGTGCTGGTCGCGATCGTAGCTGCGGTCGTCCTCGTGTGGCGGGCACGCCGGCGTCGCCTGGGCTGGGATGGCGGGGCACTGTCCCTGGTCCTCGCTGGGCTTCAGGCCTCGTCCGCTCCCCCACGCTCTGCGCGGGCCGCCGTGTGGCCGGGGCGTCCCACGCGCGTGGGAGGGCGCGTGCGGCTGGCGGCGTCCGCTGACGCGAGAGAGCCGGGTGAGTGCGAGGCGATCGGCATCGTCGGCGCCCACGCATCCCAGTGCGCGCTGTGGTGCGCCGGCCAGATCGCCGCTCAGCTTGGCGGGGCGCGCGTGTGGTGGAACAGCGCCGCTCCCGTGCTTATTGGGAACGCTGGCGTGGATATCCACGTCAGCGACCGCGACTCCTGCCCGCACTGCACGCGCGACGCCGCCCACCCAACGCTCCACATCGGATACTCCCCCTCACTGTCGCTCCTTCCGGCGTGGTGCGCGCAGGTGTGCGTCACCGATGATGCACCCGTGAGCTCGCACTGGTGGTGGACCGTCACCCGGGCAGACGCGCAAGACAGCCTGCCCGCGCGGCTCGACTGGGATCCGTCCTCGGCGAGGGGACGCGGCGGTGGGCTGAGCGTGCGGATCGGCCTGGGAGAGGAAGGGCCTGTCAACCTGGACCTGGTCGCCGACGGGCCGCACGCGCTCGTCGCCGGGTGCACCGGATCAGGTAAGTCAGAGGCGCTCCTCGGTTGGCTTGCCGCAATCGCACACTGCTACAGCCCCGAACAGGTCCGTTTCATCCTCATCGACTACAAGGGCGGGGCGACGTTCGCTCGGCTCGAGGCGCTACCGCACACCCAGGCGCTCCTCACCGACCTCGACGCCGGCGCCACGACCCGAGCGCTGGAGGGAATCGCGTCGATCCTCCAGCGACGCGAGGAATCCCTCGGGGCACTCGGTTTCCCCGACCTCGCCGCGTGGGAGAGCGCTCACGAGGAGGATCCCGTCAGCGTGAGCGCTCCCCCGCCACGTCTCATCGTCGCGATCGACGAGTTCCGCGTTCTCGCCCAGGCCCATCCCGATTCGATGGAGGTCTTGCTCCGCCTCGCCGCGCAGGGACGCAGCCTCGGCTTGCATCTCATCGCGGCCACCCAACGCCCCTCGGGCGCAGTGAGCGCACAGATGCGCGCAAACATGGACATTCGACTGTGCCTGCGCTGCGTCAGCGCCTCGGACTCCACCGACATCATCGGGGACGGACGCGCCGCCTCACTGCCGCGTATCCCCGGTCGCGCGGTCCTGTCGGACGTGGGTACGATCCAGCTGACCTACGTCGCCGACATCGCATCAGTGGTCGAGCGCTGCAACGCCACGTGGCCTCGTACGACCACCGAACCCCTGTGGGCGCCACCCCTACCCGAGGCACTGAACTGGGAGGATGTCGACGACGCCGCACAACGCTCTGTCGATCACACCCCGGAGGGGAACGTGGCCCACGACGGACTCCCAGGCGGCACCGCCGTGTCTCTCGGCCTCGCGGAAGGCATCGAGCATCACGTCCCCATCGTCTGGGACGGGGGAAGCATCCAGATTCAGACCAGCGCGCACGAAGTGCATCTCGCCGCGCAATGGGCGCTGTCCCTCGCAACCCGAATCGCACACGGTACCCGCCGCCCTCTCCACGTGATTGGGGAGGACGCGGTGGGAGGCGTGGCCTCCCAGCTGCCTGCGGACGCACCCAGCGCCATCGACCTGCTAGAAGGCATCTGCGACCACGGGCCCACGGTCCTCGCGCTCACGGATACCCCGCAGCTGCGCTCGTATCTGTCGCAGGCACTCGCTGCTCCCCAGGCGGAGGCGCTGTGGACCTCGCTCCTGGCCAAGGCCAGGCGCGCTGGCGTCGTCATCGTCGCCGCCTTCGCGGGCAGATTCACCCCGTCGAGCGCGGCAATGGGAGCGTTCTCGACGCGCATCGTGCGTGCCCGGGACGCGGACGAGGCCGTCCACGCCGGAATCGCGCCCGGAGAGCTGCGAGCTCTCGGTGAGGGGCAGGCGCTCGTCGTGCGACCGGGAGAGAGACCTTGCCTCGCCACCATCCCCAGGCAGGGCATTAACCTGCGACACCACCGCCCGGCTGACGGGAACGACTGGCGCATCCCCTCCCCCTCGCAGGTCACAGCGCTGGTCAGAAATGCCCGCTCTCCCATCCTGATCGGCCCCACCTACAGCGCCCCCGCCTGGGAACACGCACTGCCGTGGATCATCATCGGACGCAGGGACGATGCCCGGGTCATCGAGGCCATCCACGCCCACCTCGGTTGGGAAACACCAAAGATCTCTGACGTAATTCCCGAAGAAGCGTGGACTCGTATCACCAGATGGGACGAGCACAGGGTCCTCGCGCTCAACCCCACACACAACGTTATTCGCTCATTAATTCAACACAGCCACACGCCCCCGCTCGCCCTGACTGCACGACGATGGGACATGACCTGCGGACTGATCAGCGAGGGTGATACCGTCAGCATTGCTCAACTGACCGCAGAGTCAGTTAACACCTAA
- a CDS encoding WhiB family transcriptional regulator — MDWRSKAACLTVDPELFFPIGNTGPAIRQVAEAKAVCRECEVVGVCLQWAIDNNQDSGVWGGMSEEERRSLKRRAARARRAGC, encoded by the coding sequence ATGGATTGGCGCAGTAAGGCAGCATGCCTGACCGTAGACCCGGAACTTTTCTTCCCCATCGGGAACACGGGTCCGGCTATTAGGCAGGTCGCCGAGGCCAAGGCCGTGTGCCGCGAGTGCGAGGTCGTGGGCGTGTGCCTGCAGTGGGCCATCGACAACAATCAGGACTCCGGCGTGTGGGGCGGCATGAGCGAAGAAGAACGCCGCTCCCTCAAGCGCCGCGCCGCGCGCGCACGCCGCGCAGGCTGCTAA